In one Limosilactobacillus oris genomic region, the following are encoded:
- a CDS encoding AI-2E family transporter, with product MTDAWHRFIENVEVRRFAVLAVVVFALWMMRSMMNMILFTFILTYIVVNWVHLVRRWLPKLSPAVVVIITYTLLVLLLYFGITQYLPVLVRQIIKMVNSVLKFYSTNDATVLYHYVNQYVSTGTIMTQLRHGLTIAVSTITSVGVVAFTFLLSLILSFFYTLELPQMESFSRLFLDSKFDWFFQDIAYFGKKFTNTFGVVLEAQFFIAICNTVITTICLFFMKMPQIFALALVVFVFSLVPVAGVIISTIPLSIVAYSVGGIRDVIYIIIMIIVIHAFEAYVLNPKFMSSQTDLPIFYTFIVLLIGEHFWGTWGLIVGVPIFTFLLDILGVKSIHKTKRKRSQTNGQ from the coding sequence ATGACGGATGCTTGGCATCGCTTTATAGAAAACGTTGAGGTGCGCCGCTTTGCTGTCCTGGCGGTAGTTGTTTTTGCCCTCTGGATGATGCGGTCGATGATGAACATGATCCTGTTCACCTTCATCTTGACCTACATCGTGGTCAACTGGGTCCACCTGGTCCGGCGCTGGCTGCCCAAACTATCGCCCGCAGTGGTGGTGATTATCACCTATACGCTGTTGGTTCTCCTGCTGTACTTTGGAATCACCCAGTACCTGCCCGTGCTGGTTCGGCAAATCATTAAGATGGTCAACTCGGTCCTGAAGTTCTACAGTACCAATGATGCGACGGTACTTTATCATTACGTTAATCAGTACGTTAGCACCGGGACGATTATGACCCAGCTCCGGCACGGTTTGACAATCGCGGTCAGCACCATCACCAGCGTGGGCGTGGTGGCCTTCACTTTCCTCCTCTCGCTGATTTTGAGCTTCTTCTACACCCTGGAACTGCCCCAAATGGAGAGCTTCTCCCGGCTCTTTCTCGACAGCAAGTTTGACTGGTTCTTCCAGGATATTGCCTACTTTGGCAAGAAGTTTACCAATACCTTTGGGGTTGTCTTGGAAGCCCAATTTTTCATTGCCATCTGCAACACGGTGATTACGACGATCTGCCTCTTCTTTATGAAGATGCCGCAGATTTTCGCCCTTGCCCTCGTGGTCTTCGTCTTTAGCCTAGTCCCGGTCGCCGGGGTGATTATCTCGACGATTCCGTTGAGCATCGTGGCTTACTCGGTCGGCGGGATCCGGGACGTGATTTACATCATCATTATGATTATTGTTATTCACGCCTTTGAAGCCTATGTCTTGAACCCGAAGTTTATGTCCAGCCAGACGGATTTGCCGATTTTTTACACCTTCATTGTCCTCTTGATTGGAGAACACTTCTGGGGAACCTGGGGGCTGATTGTCGGGGTGCCGATTTTCACCTTCCTCTTGGATATCCTTGGTGTCAAATCAATTCACAAGACGAAAAGAAAACGCTCCCAGACTAATGGGCAGTAA
- the alsS gene encoding acetolactate synthase AlsS yields MEKKQYGADVIIDSLRKHGVDLVFGIPGAKIDRLFEGLDGQDSEDAPKLIVTRHEQNAVFMAQAYARLTGKTGVAISTSGPGVGNLTTGIMTANAEGDPILAIGGQVQRKDLHRLTHQSTPSAEIMAPITRYSAEIQDPNNISEIMANAFEASQGAEKGAAFVSLPQDVDDAVVDEQPLPIYEAPKMGPADPGELAKLVDLIKHSKLPVILVGQRGGSAAVANALHQLLRHYAFPVVETFQAAGVVSRDLEDQSYFGRVGLFRNQVGDQLLQQSDLVIAVGYDAIEYEPRNWNKEDQLRIVNLDTKPAQIDNHYTPVMQLVGDLTSSLTQLDQLLTGFSYPAAAKKQLAMYRQQLDRDKQLPTPPAGQQSHPLAVVQAIQENVTDDMVVSLDVGSHYIWMARHFRCYQPRHLLISNGMQTLGVGLPWAMVAAMLHPEQKAVAVCGDGGFLFSGAELSTAVQHHLNLVVVVWNDGGHYDMVKFQEEMKYPQAAGVKFGDCDIVKYAESFGATGLRVDKPADLNKVMHQAFSTDGPVVVDVPVDYSNNKDLAAHLIDSQLG; encoded by the coding sequence ATGGAAAAGAAACAGTATGGTGCGGACGTCATTATCGATAGCCTGCGGAAACACGGTGTCGACCTAGTCTTCGGGATTCCCGGCGCCAAAATTGATCGTCTGTTTGAAGGCTTAGATGGGCAGGACAGTGAGGACGCGCCCAAGTTAATCGTCACCCGGCACGAGCAAAACGCGGTATTCATGGCCCAAGCCTACGCCCGCTTAACCGGCAAAACCGGGGTGGCTATCAGCACGTCCGGCCCGGGGGTTGGTAATTTGACGACCGGGATTATGACGGCCAATGCGGAGGGGGACCCGATTTTAGCAATCGGTGGTCAGGTGCAGCGGAAGGACCTGCACCGGTTGACCCACCAGAGTACCCCGTCGGCTGAAATTATGGCGCCAATTACCCGGTACAGCGCTGAAATCCAGGATCCCAACAACATTTCGGAAATAATGGCCAACGCCTTTGAAGCCAGCCAGGGCGCCGAAAAGGGAGCGGCCTTTGTCAGCCTGCCGCAGGACGTGGACGACGCGGTGGTTGATGAACAGCCGTTGCCAATCTACGAGGCCCCAAAGATGGGACCAGCGGATCCCGGTGAGCTGGCTAAACTGGTCGACCTCATTAAGCACAGCAAACTGCCGGTCATCCTGGTCGGTCAGCGGGGCGGTAGTGCGGCCGTTGCCAACGCCCTCCACCAGCTATTGCGGCACTACGCCTTTCCGGTGGTTGAAACCTTCCAGGCGGCTGGGGTGGTGTCCCGGGACCTGGAAGACCAGTCTTACTTTGGCCGGGTCGGCCTCTTCCGCAACCAGGTGGGTGACCAGCTCCTCCAACAGAGCGACCTGGTAATCGCGGTCGGCTATGACGCAATTGAATACGAGCCGCGGAACTGGAACAAGGAAGACCAGCTGCGGATTGTCAACCTCGACACGAAACCGGCTCAGATTGACAACCACTACACGCCAGTAATGCAGCTGGTCGGTGACCTGACGAGCAGCTTGACCCAGCTCGACCAGCTTTTGACCGGCTTTAGCTACCCGGCAGCGGCGAAGAAGCAACTGGCAATGTACCGCCAGCAGCTCGACCGGGATAAGCAACTGCCGACACCGCCAGCTGGTCAGCAGAGCCACCCCTTAGCGGTCGTTCAAGCCATCCAGGAGAACGTCACCGATGATATGGTCGTTTCCCTGGATGTCGGTTCACACTACATCTGGATGGCCCGGCACTTCCGCTGTTACCAGCCACGCCATTTGCTGATCAGCAACGGAATGCAAACCCTGGGCGTTGGTCTGCCATGGGCGATGGTGGCCGCGATGCTCCACCCCGAGCAGAAGGCCGTTGCAGTCTGCGGGGACGGGGGCTTCCTCTTCTCCGGGGCCGAACTGTCGACTGCCGTCCAGCACCATCTCAACTTGGTAGTGGTCGTTTGGAATGACGGTGGACACTACGACATGGTCAAGTTTCAGGAAGAAATGAAGTACCCGCAAGCCGCCGGGGTTAAGTTTGGCGACTGCGACATCGTCAAGTATGCGGAGAGCTTCGGCGCGACCGGCCTGCGGGTTGACAAGCCAGCTGACCTGAACAAGGTTATGCACCAGGCCTTCAGCACTGACGGCCCAGTAGTCGTGGACGTTCCCGTTGATTACAGCAACAACAAGGACCTGGCCGCCCACTTGATTGATTCACAATTAGGATAA
- the budA gene encoding acetolactate decarboxylase: protein MKGNGIISTLYEHGTLASLMAGNMAGTITLADLLKHGSTGIGTFDGLDGEVIILDGEVYQAVSDGTVNHVTDRQAKMPFASVHTPADLETLKLTDVDFNALNGEFVRQHELKNVFAALHLTGKFSHVKVRIAPKQKKPYPSLLEVAQGQPTFARDDVDGTIIGYYAPEIFGSVTAAGWHLHFISDDRQFAGHLLEFTAPALTGDLQIFDTLEQHLPIADQAFRQSEVDMATLRDSIAQSEGNQD, encoded by the coding sequence ATGAAAGGAAATGGTATTATCAGTACCTTATACGAACACGGCACGCTGGCCTCGTTAATGGCTGGCAATATGGCGGGGACGATTACCCTGGCGGACCTGTTGAAGCACGGCTCCACCGGGATTGGCACCTTTGACGGCCTGGACGGGGAGGTCATCATCCTCGACGGCGAGGTCTACCAGGCAGTTTCTGATGGAACGGTCAACCACGTTACCGACCGCCAGGCGAAGATGCCGTTTGCCTCAGTCCATACGCCAGCCGATCTGGAAACATTAAAGCTGACTGACGTTGACTTCAATGCGCTTAACGGGGAGTTCGTCCGGCAGCACGAACTCAAGAACGTCTTCGCGGCCCTGCACCTGACGGGGAAGTTCAGCCACGTCAAGGTGCGGATCGCGCCCAAGCAGAAAAAACCGTACCCGAGTCTGTTGGAAGTCGCCCAGGGCCAGCCGACCTTTGCCCGGGATGACGTTGACGGTACGATCATTGGTTACTACGCGCCGGAGATTTTTGGCAGCGTAACGGCGGCCGGCTGGCACCTCCACTTCATCAGTGATGACCGCCAATTTGCCGGGCACCTGCTGGAATTTACCGCGCCGGCACTGACCGGTGACTTGCAGATTTTCGACACGCTCGAACAGCACTTGCCAATCGCCGACCAGGCTTTCCGCCAGAGCGAGGTCGACATGGCAACCCTGCGGGACAGCATTGCCCAGTCCGAGGGAAATCAGGATTAG
- a CDS encoding helix-turn-helix domain-containing protein gives MITVNLDVLLAERKMTSKTLAQRIGITPANLSILKTGKARRIRFETLSKICHELDCQPGDILEYREDESNAL, from the coding sequence GTGATTACGGTCAATTTGGACGTTTTATTAGCAGAACGTAAAATGACTTCGAAAACCCTAGCACAACGAATCGGCATTACCCCGGCCAACCTCTCAATTCTCAAGACAGGAAAGGCCCGCAGGATCCGTTTCGAAACCCTATCTAAAATCTGTCACGAGCTGGACTGCCAGCCAGGCGACATTCTTGAATACCGGGAGGATGAGTCGAATGCACTTTAA
- a CDS encoding formate--tetrahydrofolate ligase, whose translation MMTDIEIADQAEMKPIKEIAAQIGLGEDDIEQYGKYKAKISLPVKAHPDKKHKLVLVTSINPTPAGEGKSTVLVGLGDALNQLGHQTIIAMREPSMGPVFGIKGGATGGGYSQVVPMEDINLHFTGDLHALTSANNTLAALVDNYIMRGNELGLDPRRIIWKRVEDVNDRALRNVVTGLGGLMQGVPRQTGFDITAASELMAILCLSTDLMDLKKRVGQIVVGYNYDKQPVTVGELGFADAITILLKDAIKPNLVQTLDHTPTIIHGGPFANIAHGCNSVLATQTALQLADYTVTESGFGADLGAEKFMDIKRRVLGKNPDAVVIVATVRALEYNGGAALADLKDENLPELKKGLANLNRHIKNMQRYGVPLVVAINHFATDTPAEIKMIEDNCKALGVNVVTADAWAKGGAGTQDLAQEVVRLADQDSDFHELYSLDASPADKVRIVATKIYGAKDVEFSRKAQRQLKQFAELGWDKLPVCIAKTQYSFTDDQTQLGAPTDFTFHIREFVPKLGAGFIVALSGNMMTMPGLSKVPAAVNMTIDKDGKITGLF comes from the coding sequence ATGATGACTGATATCGAAATTGCTGACCAGGCGGAAATGAAGCCGATTAAGGAGATTGCTGCCCAGATTGGTTTGGGTGAAGACGACATTGAGCAGTACGGCAAGTACAAAGCTAAAATTAGTTTGCCTGTCAAAGCACACCCGGATAAGAAACACAAGCTGGTGTTGGTCACGTCGATTAACCCAACGCCGGCCGGTGAAGGTAAGTCGACGGTGCTGGTTGGCCTGGGGGATGCCCTCAACCAACTCGGGCACCAAACGATCATCGCAATGCGGGAACCATCCATGGGACCCGTCTTCGGGATCAAGGGGGGTGCCACTGGTGGTGGTTACAGCCAGGTAGTACCGATGGAAGACATCAACCTCCACTTTACTGGTGACCTTCACGCCCTGACCAGTGCCAATAATACCCTGGCGGCTTTAGTTGATAACTACATCATGCGGGGCAACGAGCTGGGCCTGGATCCACGGCGGATTATCTGGAAGCGGGTCGAGGACGTCAACGACCGGGCACTGCGGAACGTGGTCACGGGTCTTGGCGGCCTCATGCAGGGGGTTCCCCGTCAGACCGGCTTTGACATCACCGCGGCGTCCGAATTGATGGCAATCCTGTGCCTGTCCACTGACCTGATGGACCTCAAAAAGCGGGTCGGCCAAATTGTCGTGGGTTATAACTATGACAAGCAGCCGGTGACGGTCGGTGAATTAGGCTTTGCCGACGCCATCACCATCCTGCTGAAAGACGCCATTAAGCCTAACCTGGTTCAGACCCTGGACCACACCCCAACCATTATCCACGGGGGGCCGTTTGCCAACATCGCCCATGGATGCAACAGTGTGCTGGCGACCCAGACGGCCTTACAGCTCGCAGACTACACCGTCACTGAATCCGGCTTCGGTGCTGACTTGGGAGCGGAAAAGTTCATGGACATCAAGCGGCGGGTCCTCGGTAAGAACCCGGATGCCGTAGTAATTGTGGCAACGGTCCGTGCACTCGAATACAATGGTGGTGCGGCCCTGGCCGACCTCAAGGACGAAAACCTGCCAGAACTGAAGAAGGGGCTGGCAAACCTGAACCGCCACATCAAGAATATGCAGCGTTACGGTGTTCCATTGGTGGTTGCTATCAACCACTTTGCCACTGACACACCAGCCGAAATCAAGATGATTGAGGATAACTGCAAGGCCTTAGGGGTCAACGTGGTAACGGCAGACGCCTGGGCAAAGGGCGGTGCCGGCACGCAGGACCTAGCGCAGGAAGTTGTTCGCCTGGCTGACCAAGACAGCGACTTCCACGAGCTGTACAGCCTGGATGCGAGTCCGGCAGATAAGGTGCGGATCGTGGCTACTAAGATTTACGGCGCCAAGGACGTTGAATTTAGCCGCAAGGCCCAGCGCCAGTTAAAGCAGTTTGCCGAGTTAGGCTGGGACAAACTGCCCGTCTGCATTGCCAAAACCCAGTATTCCTTTACTGATGACCAGACTCAGCTGGGGGCACCGACCGACTTCACCTTCCACATTCGGGAATTCGTGCCGAAGCTCGGCGCCGGCTTCATCGTGGCCCTATCCGGCAACATGATGACCATGCCGGGGCTCTCGAAGGTTCCGGCCGCCGTTAACATGACGATTGACAAGGACGGCAAGATTACCGGTTTGTTCTAA
- a CDS encoding glycoside hydrolase family 127 protein — translation MNDEAGINIADDPQNNGQDQNSHAIANLRIAAGKMKGHHYGFPFQDTDVYKWLEAAAYTLKYHPDDDLRKITDRLVDLIAAAQEDDGYLSTYFQIDAPDRKFKRLQQSHELYTMGHYIEAGVAYYQVTGSQKALAIAEKMADCIDRHFGRDEGKIRGVDGHPEIELALARLYEVTTDHRYLELAHFFLTERGQDPDFLDRQVQADGPDRDIIPNMQGLPKEYYLTNAPLKDQQAPHGHAVRVVYLCTGMAYVARYTHDKELLAACDRFWNDIVKRQMYITGNIGQTTTGEAFTYDYDLPNDTNYGETCASVGLAFFANQMLKLRPLGEYADVLEKELFNGALAGMSLDGKHFFYVNPLEADPADNKWNPGKAHILTRRAEWFGCACCPSNLARLIASVDRYIYTVSDETVLSHQFIANDTQFSNGARIQQENNYPWSGDIHYRVSPGKTPFRLGIRLPHWSAKTALTVNGQKKELAVDNGFIYFEVADKELAIDLQLDMSVKYMVANNRVKADIGKVAIQRGPLVYAAEGTDNDFPLWTARVLTEEEPRVSFEPQLLGGVAMVRVPVESDQLASVDAPLYQALPEKVHRQRTTLKLVPYYAWANRRDGAMQVWLHRR, via the coding sequence ATGAATGACGAGGCGGGAATCAACATTGCTGATGATCCCCAGAATAACGGGCAGGACCAAAACAGTCACGCCATCGCTAACTTAAGGATAGCGGCTGGCAAGATGAAGGGCCACCACTACGGTTTTCCCTTTCAAGATACGGACGTTTACAAGTGGCTGGAGGCGGCGGCTTATACACTAAAGTACCACCCGGACGATGACCTGCGAAAGATTACCGATCGCCTAGTTGACCTAATTGCGGCGGCCCAGGAAGATGATGGCTACCTCTCAACCTACTTTCAAATTGACGCCCCTGATCGCAAGTTTAAGCGTCTCCAGCAGTCCCACGAGCTGTATACGATGGGGCACTACATCGAAGCAGGGGTGGCCTACTATCAAGTTACTGGTAGTCAAAAGGCACTGGCGATTGCCGAGAAAATGGCTGACTGCATTGACCGCCACTTTGGTCGGGACGAGGGAAAAATTCGTGGAGTAGATGGTCACCCGGAGATTGAACTGGCGCTGGCACGGTTATACGAAGTTACGACAGATCACCGTTACCTGGAATTGGCACATTTCTTCTTGACTGAACGGGGACAGGATCCAGACTTCCTTGACCGGCAAGTCCAAGCGGACGGTCCTGACCGGGACATTATTCCCAATATGCAGGGATTACCCAAGGAATACTATCTGACTAATGCTCCGCTTAAAGACCAGCAAGCACCACATGGGCACGCGGTCAGGGTAGTGTACCTCTGCACAGGGATGGCTTACGTAGCCCGCTACACCCACGATAAAGAGCTGCTTGCCGCCTGTGACCGTTTCTGGAACGACATCGTTAAACGACAGATGTATATTACCGGCAACATTGGGCAGACGACAACTGGAGAGGCGTTTACTTACGACTATGACTTGCCAAACGATACTAACTATGGTGAAACGTGCGCCTCAGTCGGGCTGGCATTTTTTGCCAACCAAATGCTCAAACTACGGCCGCTTGGTGAATATGCTGACGTCTTAGAGAAGGAGCTGTTCAACGGGGCTCTAGCTGGGATGTCGTTAGACGGTAAGCATTTCTTTTACGTCAACCCCTTGGAAGCTGATCCGGCGGATAATAAATGGAATCCCGGAAAGGCTCATATCCTGACGCGCCGGGCAGAATGGTTTGGTTGTGCCTGCTGCCCATCGAATTTGGCGCGGCTGATTGCGTCTGTTGATCGTTATATCTATACGGTTAGCGACGAGACGGTGCTTTCTCACCAGTTCATTGCCAATGATACGCAGTTCAGCAATGGTGCTCGGATTCAGCAGGAGAACAACTATCCGTGGTCTGGCGACATTCACTACCGGGTTAGCCCCGGAAAAACGCCGTTCCGGTTAGGAATTCGGCTCCCACACTGGTCGGCAAAGACTGCTTTGACCGTTAACGGGCAGAAAAAAGAGCTGGCCGTTGATAATGGCTTTATCTACTTTGAGGTAGCGGATAAGGAATTAGCCATCGACTTGCAGCTGGATATGAGTGTGAAGTACATGGTTGCTAACAACCGTGTTAAGGCTGATATTGGCAAGGTCGCCATTCAACGGGGCCCGCTTGTTTATGCGGCAGAAGGAACTGATAACGACTTTCCTCTCTGGACCGCCCGGGTGCTGACAGAAGAAGAGCCAAGAGTTAGTTTTGAACCGCAGCTCCTAGGTGGAGTAGCGATGGTCCGGGTTCCCGTCGAAAGTGACCAGTTGGCAAGTGTGGATGCGCCACTCTACCAGGCACTGCCAGAGAAGGTGCACCGCCAACGGACAACGTTAAAACTGGTCCCTTATTATGCTTGGGCTAATCGACGGGATGGTGCCATGCAGGTTTGGCTTCATCGCCGGTGA
- the purE gene encoding 5-(carboxyamino)imidazole ribonucleotide mutase has translation MSAISVVMGSKSDWPTVKEACRILDQFGVDYDKQVISAHRMPQEMFAFAQGAVAAGTKVIIACAGGAAHLPGMIAANTPLPVIGIPGQTKALGGMDSLLSIVQMPAGIPVATTAIGVAGAKNAALLALQILGINDQQIQQQIVDYRQQMHDQAAESGAHLD, from the coding sequence ATGAGTGCAATTAGTGTTGTAATGGGTAGTAAGTCTGACTGGCCTACGGTTAAAGAGGCCTGCCGGATTCTGGATCAGTTTGGCGTTGATTATGACAAACAGGTAATTTCAGCTCACCGGATGCCACAGGAAATGTTCGCCTTTGCCCAGGGAGCCGTGGCGGCAGGGACCAAGGTCATTATTGCCTGCGCTGGTGGTGCCGCCCACCTGCCGGGGATGATTGCGGCCAATACACCACTGCCGGTGATTGGGATTCCGGGTCAGACCAAGGCCCTCGGCGGGATGGATTCACTCCTGTCTATCGTTCAGATGCCAGCTGGGATTCCCGTTGCTACCACTGCCATTGGGGTCGCCGGGGCCAAGAATGCCGCCCTGCTCGCTTTACAGATCCTGGGGATTAACGACCAGCAAATCCAACAGCAGATTGTTGACTACCGCCAGCAAATGCACGATCAGGCAGCAGAAAGCGGGGCGCACCTTGACTAA
- the purK gene encoding 5-(carboxyamino)imidazole ribonucleotide synthase: MTKLIQQGQTIGIIGGGQLGQMMALDAKQTGMKVIVLDPTPACPAGQVADDQIVAEYADVSAIEELARRSDVLTYEFENVDLNALKDVADQVYIPQGTHLLYTTKNRIREKTFLRDAGLQTAPFWAVKDAADLKRAVAELGYPCVLKTCEGGYDGHGQEVLHSDADLAKCTGILSTRDAILEGWVPFELECSVMVGRNENGEVTVFPVAENIHHDEILHISIIPARISPELQEKAQQMAVQIAHAIDLRGILGVEMFIGRDGEIYINELAPRPHNSGHYSIEACNFSQFAIHNRAVCNWPLPKIELLKPAVMVNVLGQHVAGVREQISQKPNWHFHDYGKAAVRHNRKMGHVTILTDDVEQTLTEIDNTGIWSE, encoded by the coding sequence TTGACTAAGCTGATTCAACAAGGACAAACCATCGGGATCATCGGCGGGGGCCAGCTCGGTCAGATGATGGCGTTAGACGCTAAGCAGACGGGGATGAAGGTCATCGTCCTGGACCCAACTCCGGCTTGCCCAGCCGGCCAGGTTGCCGATGACCAGATTGTGGCCGAATACGCGGACGTGTCCGCAATTGAAGAATTAGCCCGCCGGTCGGACGTCCTGACCTACGAATTTGAAAACGTTGACTTGAACGCCCTCAAAGACGTCGCTGACCAGGTTTACATTCCCCAGGGCACCCACCTGCTCTATACGACCAAGAACCGGATTCGGGAAAAGACCTTTCTCCGGGATGCGGGCCTCCAGACGGCACCGTTTTGGGCGGTCAAGGACGCGGCGGACTTGAAGCGCGCCGTGGCAGAACTCGGCTACCCCTGTGTCCTCAAGACTTGTGAGGGTGGCTATGACGGCCATGGTCAGGAAGTCCTCCATAGCGATGCCGACCTTGCCAAGTGTACCGGTATCCTGTCAACCCGGGACGCGATTTTGGAGGGCTGGGTGCCATTTGAACTTGAATGTTCGGTCATGGTGGGGCGGAACGAAAATGGTGAAGTCACCGTCTTCCCGGTTGCCGAAAACATTCACCACGACGAAATCCTCCACATCAGTATTATCCCGGCACGGATTTCGCCAGAATTGCAAGAGAAGGCCCAGCAGATGGCAGTTCAAATTGCCCACGCGATCGACCTGCGCGGGATCCTCGGCGTGGAAATGTTTATTGGCCGTGACGGCGAAATCTACATCAACGAGCTGGCACCGCGGCCGCACAATTCCGGTCACTACTCCATTGAAGCCTGCAACTTCTCCCAGTTTGCAATCCACAACCGGGCTGTTTGCAACTGGCCGCTGCCAAAGATTGAACTGCTCAAGCCGGCTGTGATGGTGAATGTCCTCGGCCAGCACGTTGCCGGTGTGCGGGAACAAATTAGCCAAAAACCGAACTGGCACTTCCATGATTATGGCAAAGCGGCGGTCCGCCATAACCGCAAGATGGGCCACGTAACGATTTTAACTGATGACGTTGAGCAAACACTAACAGAAATTGACAATACGGGTATCTGGTCTGAGTAA
- the purB gene encoding adenylosuccinate lyase: MIDRYTSPEMAKIWSLETQYQCWLEVEIAADEAWSKLGHIPAEDVEKIKKNAKFTVDGIAEIEAVTHHDVIAFTRDVSKSLGPEKKWVHYGMTSTDVVDTAQGLRLKKANDILRQDIDNFMAVLKEMAEKYKYTVCMGRTHGIHAEPTTFGLKAARWYSEMKRNKERFEHAARGVEAGKISGAVGTFAEIDPFVEEYVCKRLGLRPQEVSTQVLPRDLHAEYIATIALIGTSLEEMATEIRSLQRTEIHEVEEHFAKGQKGSSAMPHKRNPIGSENICGCARVLRGHVVTAYEDVALWHERDISHSSAERMILPDSTSLLDYMLRRFGRILKNLDVFPETMKKNMDKTLGLIYSGRVLLKLVNSGMSREAAYDLIQPYTAKCWAEQIAFRPLLEADPTIQKQLTKEDLDDAFDYHWHLRHVDDIYKRIGLD; the protein is encoded by the coding sequence ATGATTGATCGCTATACAAGTCCGGAAATGGCAAAGATTTGGAGCCTGGAAACCCAGTACCAGTGCTGGCTGGAAGTCGAAATTGCTGCCGACGAAGCCTGGAGCAAGCTCGGCCACATTCCGGCAGAAGACGTGGAAAAGATTAAGAAGAATGCCAAGTTTACCGTTGACGGGATTGCGGAAATCGAAGCCGTCACCCACCACGACGTCATCGCCTTTACCCGGGACGTTTCCAAGTCCCTTGGCCCGGAAAAGAAGTGGGTGCACTATGGAATGACCAGTACTGACGTGGTGGACACCGCCCAGGGACTGCGGCTCAAGAAGGCCAACGATATTTTACGCCAGGACATCGACAACTTTATGGCGGTCCTGAAGGAAATGGCGGAGAAGTACAAGTACACCGTCTGCATGGGCCGGACCCACGGAATTCACGCCGAGCCAACCACTTTTGGCCTCAAGGCGGCCCGCTGGTATTCTGAAATGAAGCGGAACAAGGAACGCTTTGAACACGCGGCCCGGGGTGTTGAAGCTGGTAAGATTTCCGGGGCGGTCGGCACCTTCGCCGAAATCGACCCCTTCGTTGAAGAATACGTCTGCAAGCGGCTTGGCCTGCGTCCTCAGGAAGTGTCTACCCAGGTACTGCCGCGCGACCTGCACGCCGAATACATTGCGACGATTGCCCTGATTGGGACCAGCCTGGAAGAAATGGCGACGGAAATCCGCTCCCTCCAGCGGACGGAAATCCACGAGGTCGAAGAACACTTTGCCAAGGGACAAAAGGGTTCTTCGGCAATGCCGCACAAGCGGAATCCGATTGGCTCGGAGAACATCTGCGGATGTGCCCGGGTCCTGCGCGGCCACGTGGTCACGGCTTATGAAGACGTGGCCCTCTGGCATGAACGGGACATTTCCCATTCCAGTGCGGAACGGATGATCCTGCCGGACTCTACTTCGCTGCTGGACTACATGCTTCGGCGGTTCGGCCGTATTTTGAAGAACCTGGATGTGTTCCCAGAAACAATGAAGAAGAACATGGACAAGACCCTCGGCTTGATTTACTCCGGCCGGGTCCTGCTCAAACTGGTCAACAGTGGGATGAGCCGGGAGGCCGCCTACGACCTGATTCAGCCGTACACTGCGAAGTGCTGGGCCGAACAGATTGCCTTCCGTCCGTTGCTGGAAGCTGACCCGACTATCCAAAAGCAGCTGACCAAGGAAGACCTGGACGATGCCTTCGACTACCACTGGCACCTCCGCCACGTCGACGACATTTACAAGCGAATTGGCTTAGACTAA
- a CDS encoding GNAT family N-acetyltransferase translates to MTKATIKIRRAEASDWETIINIFNEAVAAGIATDESRPITVADREEWFAQFDDRHPLWVVDSDGKVSGWCALEYFSTHPAYTDTAEIAIYIHHGAHRQGLGRRLLAFADQQIKEELHFKTVVAYIYERNQASQGLFKQSGFEYWGHLPAIAKVAGEYRELKIYGKNYPSVRV, encoded by the coding sequence ATGACAAAAGCAACAATTAAGATTCGCCGGGCAGAGGCCAGCGACTGGGAAACCATCATCAACATCTTTAATGAGGCCGTTGCGGCCGGCATTGCCACCGACGAAAGCAGGCCGATTACCGTTGCGGACCGCGAAGAGTGGTTCGCCCAGTTTGACGACCGCCACCCCCTCTGGGTAGTTGACAGCGATGGCAAGGTCAGCGGCTGGTGCGCCCTGGAATACTTTTCCACCCACCCCGCTTACACAGACACGGCAGAAATTGCGATTTACATCCACCACGGCGCCCACCGGCAGGGCCTCGGCCGCCGGCTCCTCGCATTTGCCGACCAGCAAATCAAAGAAGAGCTCCACTTTAAGACGGTCGTTGCCTACATTTACGAACGCAACCAGGCGAGCCAGGGGCTCTTCAAGCAGAGTGGCTTTGAATACTGGGGCCACCTCCCCGCCATCGCCAAAGTTGCCGGCGAATACCGGGAACTCAAGATTTATGGCAAGAACTACCCTAGCGTTCGCGTTTAA